In Pieris napi chromosome 2, ilPieNapi1.2, whole genome shotgun sequence, the following proteins share a genomic window:
- the LOC125058860 gene encoding store-operated calcium entry regulator STIMATE-like, translated as MNDSSDTIHWSEPHCSKDALTDTYGWFLQFLLAVLAFTCLIGKRFCEPKYARRPWLIWFYDTSKQGLGALIIHAANVWLSPYQTGNPCTWYIVNFMLDSTLGLLIIWAGIRLAQYYARVYDIPLINFGEYGKPPMCSAWLCQGVLYAALATFAKSMLALVLQLPLVQAVLSTLRLSPVSDPRLELAIVMLIIPFFVNILIFWVTDNFLMYHPRGVSSKLKTKVRYQSIKKDKSCSDEEEQSADERLLGASV; from the exons ATGAATGATAGCTCGGATACTATTCACTGGTCTGAGCCCCATTGCTCAAAGGATGCTTTAACTGATACATATGGATGGTTTTTGCAATTTCTACTTGCTGTATTGGCGTTTACGTGCCTAATAG GTAAAAGATTTTGTGAGCCAAAATATGCAAGAAGACCGTGGCTTATTTGGTTTTATGACACATCAAAACAAGGTTTAGGTGCATTAATTATACATGCTGCTAATGTTTGGTTGTCACCATATCAGACAGGAAACCCTTGCACTTg gtacatagtaaattttatgttagatTCAACCCTTGGACTGTTAATAATATGGGCTGGGATAAGACTTGCCCAATACTATGCTAGAGTTTATGATATTCCACTTATAAATTTTGGTGAATATG GTAAACCACCAATGTGTTCTGCATGGTTATGCCAGGGTGTATTATATGCTGCACTGGCGACTTTTGCTAAGTCAATGCTAGCATTAGTTCTTCAGCTGCCACTAGTTCAGGCTGTTTTATCTACTCTACGGCTATCTCCAGTCTCTGACCCAAGACTGGAATTGGCTATTGTTATGCTCATTATACCattttttgttaat attttaatattttgggtGACAGACAATTTCCTCATGTACCATCCTCGAGGAGTTAGCTCCAAGTTAAAGACGAAG GTGCGGTACCAGTCGATAAAGAAAGATAAGAGCTGTTCCGATGAAGAAGAACAGTCGGCAGACGAGAGACTCCTCGGCGCCAGTGTATGA